A single window of Streptomyces griseoviridis DNA harbors:
- the ahcY gene encoding adenosylhomocysteinase, with amino-acid sequence MTTVDSRQDFKVADLSLAAFGRKEITLAEHEMPGLMAIRKEYAATQPLAGARVTGSLHMTVQTAVLIETLVALGARVRWASCNIFSTQDHAAAAIAVGPEGTPDNPQGIPVFAWKGETLDEYWWCTEQALTWPDSPTGGPNMILDDGGDATLLVHQGVEFEKAGKVPSPDTAESDEHRVILELLNRTIIDGSQKWTQLASEIRGVTEETTTGVHRLYEMQREGTLLFPAINVNDAVTKSKFDNKYGCRHSLIDGINRATDVLIGGKTAVVCGYGDVGKGCAESLRGQGARVIITEIDPICALQAAMDGYQVTTLDEVIDKADIFVTTTGNKDIIMASDMAKMKHQAIVGNIGHFDNEIDMAGLAKIPGIVKDEVKPQVHTWTFEDGKVLIVLSEGRLLNLGNATGHPSFVMSNSFADQTLAQIELFTKPDEYPTDVYVLPKHLDEKVARLHLASLGVKLTTLRPEQASYIGVEVDGPYKSDHYRY; translated from the coding sequence ATGACGACTGTCGACAGCCGACAGGACTTCAAGGTCGCCGACCTCTCCCTGGCCGCCTTCGGCCGCAAGGAGATCACCCTCGCCGAGCACGAGATGCCCGGCCTGATGGCGATCCGCAAGGAGTACGCCGCGACGCAGCCCCTGGCCGGCGCCCGCGTCACCGGCTCCCTGCACATGACCGTGCAGACCGCCGTGCTCATCGAGACCCTCGTCGCCCTCGGCGCGCGGGTCCGCTGGGCCTCCTGCAACATCTTCTCCACCCAGGACCACGCGGCCGCCGCCATCGCCGTCGGCCCCGAGGGCACCCCGGACAACCCCCAGGGCATCCCGGTCTTCGCCTGGAAGGGCGAGACGCTCGACGAGTACTGGTGGTGCACCGAGCAGGCGCTGACCTGGCCGGACAGCCCCACCGGCGGCCCGAACATGATCCTGGACGACGGCGGCGACGCCACCCTCCTCGTCCACCAGGGCGTCGAGTTCGAGAAGGCCGGCAAGGTCCCCTCGCCCGACACCGCCGAGTCCGACGAGCACCGCGTCATCCTCGAACTCCTCAACCGCACCATCATCGACGGCTCGCAGAAGTGGACCCAGCTGGCGTCCGAGATCCGCGGCGTCACCGAGGAGACCACCACCGGCGTCCACCGCCTGTACGAGATGCAGCGCGAGGGCACCCTCCTCTTCCCGGCGATCAACGTCAACGACGCCGTCACCAAGTCGAAGTTCGACAACAAGTACGGCTGCCGCCACTCCCTGATCGACGGCATCAACCGCGCCACCGACGTCCTCATCGGCGGCAAGACCGCGGTCGTCTGCGGCTACGGCGACGTCGGCAAGGGCTGCGCCGAGTCCCTGCGCGGCCAGGGCGCCCGCGTCATCATCACCGAGATCGATCCGATCTGCGCCCTCCAGGCGGCGATGGACGGCTACCAGGTCACGACCCTCGACGAGGTCATCGACAAGGCCGACATCTTCGTCACCACGACGGGCAACAAGGACATCATCATGGCCTCGGACATGGCCAAGATGAAGCACCAGGCGATCGTCGGCAACATCGGCCACTTCGACAACGAGATCGACATGGCCGGCCTCGCCAAGATCCCCGGCATCGTCAAGGACGAGGTCAAGCCGCAGGTCCACACCTGGACCTTCGAGGACGGCAAGGTGCTCATCGTCCTCTCCGAGGGCCGCCTGCTGAACCTCGGCAACGCCACCGGCCACCCGTCGTTCGTGATGTCCAACTCCTTCGCGGACCAGACCCTGGCCCAGATCGAGCTGTTCACCAAGCCCGACGAGTACCCGACCGACGTCTACGTGCTGCCCAAGCACCTCGACGAGAAGGTCGCCCGGCTGCACCTCGCCTCGCTCGGCGTGAAGCTGACGACGCTCCGCCCGGAGCAGGCGTCGTACATCGGCGTCGAGGTCGACGGCCCGTACAAGTCGGACCACTACCGCTACTGA
- a CDS encoding cation diffusion facilitator family transporter, which yields MSASGGTKAIVAALGANLAIAVSKFVAFAFSGSSSMLAEGVHSVADSGNQFLLLVGGKKAQREATPQHPFGYGRERYIYAFLVSIVLFSVGGMFAIYEGYEKIKHPHEIEHWYWPVGVLVFAIIAEGFSFRTAIKESNQLRGTLSWSQFIRRAKAPELPVVLLEDFGALIGLVLALGGVGLALLTGDGIWDGIGTLLIGILLVLIALVLAAETKSLLLGEAAGTEEVRKIEAAVVDGDTVTGIIHMRTLHLGPEELLVAAKIAVQHDDTAAEVAAAINAAEARIRASVPIARVIYLEPDIYSEAEAAKGADREATPGGPDAHPAGH from the coding sequence ATGAGCGCGTCAGGCGGCACCAAGGCGATCGTGGCGGCACTCGGCGCCAACCTCGCGATCGCGGTATCGAAGTTCGTGGCGTTCGCCTTCAGCGGTTCGTCGTCGATGCTCGCCGAGGGCGTCCACTCCGTGGCCGACTCGGGCAACCAGTTCCTGCTCCTGGTCGGCGGCAAGAAGGCCCAGCGCGAGGCGACCCCGCAACACCCCTTCGGCTACGGCCGCGAGCGCTACATCTACGCCTTCCTCGTCTCCATCGTCCTCTTCTCCGTCGGCGGCATGTTCGCCATCTACGAGGGCTACGAGAAGATCAAGCACCCGCACGAGATCGAGCACTGGTACTGGCCGGTGGGCGTCCTCGTCTTCGCGATAATCGCCGAGGGCTTCTCCTTCCGCACCGCCATCAAGGAGTCCAACCAGCTCCGGGGCACGCTCTCCTGGTCCCAGTTCATCCGCCGCGCCAAGGCACCCGAGCTCCCCGTCGTCCTCCTGGAGGACTTCGGCGCCCTCATCGGCCTGGTCCTCGCCCTCGGCGGCGTCGGCCTCGCCCTGCTCACCGGCGACGGCATCTGGGACGGCATCGGCACCCTCCTCATCGGCATCCTCCTCGTCCTGATCGCCCTCGTCCTCGCCGCCGAGACCAAGTCCCTGCTCCTGGGCGAGGCCGCGGGCACCGAAGAGGTCAGGAAGATCGAGGCCGCCGTCGTCGACGGCGACACGGTCACCGGCATCATCCACATGCGCACCCTCCACCTCGGCCCCGAGGAACTGCTGGTCGCCGCGAAGATCGCCGTCCAGCACGACGACACCGCCGCCGAGGTCGCCGCCGCCATCAACGCCGCCGAGGCCCGCATCCGCGCCTCCGTCCCGATCGCCCGCGTCATCTACCTGGAACCGGACATCTACAGCGAGGCCGAGGCCGCCAAGGGCGCCGACCGCGAGGCCACCCCCGGCGGCCCCGACGCCCACCCCGCCGGCCACTGA
- the manA gene encoding mannose-6-phosphate isomerase, class I, whose amino-acid sequence MDRLDNTVRPYAWGSTTALPGLLGTAPSGEPQAEMWMGAHPGAPSRTGRGTLVEVIDADPRRELGPAATAKFGPRLPFLLKLLAAGAPLSLQVHPDLEQAKEGYADEERRGIPVDAPYRNYKDANHKPELICALTEFDGLCGFRDPAGTADLLAGLGVDSLKPYVDLLRARPEDAALREVLTAVLTADPEDMRRTVTETAAACAHLGGAYAPYADIAHHYPGDPGVIAAMLLNHVRLQPGEALFLGAGIPHAYLNGLGVEIMANSDNVLRCGLTPKHVDVPELLRVVRFEAGDAGVLRPEAAPDGEEVYATPIDEFRLSRYVLPEGAAARDLTRDTPQILLCTAGTVRAGEHELTPGHSVFVPAGEKAEVSGAGTVFRATVVV is encoded by the coding sequence ATGGACCGCCTCGACAACACCGTCCGCCCCTACGCCTGGGGTTCAACCACCGCCCTCCCCGGGCTGCTCGGCACCGCACCGAGCGGCGAACCGCAGGCGGAGATGTGGATGGGCGCCCACCCCGGCGCGCCCTCGCGCACCGGACGCGGCACCCTCGTCGAGGTGATCGACGCCGACCCGCGCCGGGAGCTCGGCCCGGCCGCCACGGCGAAGTTCGGCCCCCGGCTGCCCTTCCTGCTCAAGCTCCTCGCCGCGGGCGCCCCGCTCTCCCTCCAGGTCCACCCCGACCTGGAGCAGGCGAAGGAGGGCTACGCCGACGAGGAGCGGCGCGGCATCCCGGTCGACGCCCCGTACCGCAACTACAAGGACGCCAACCACAAGCCCGAACTGATCTGCGCGCTCACCGAGTTCGACGGCCTCTGCGGCTTCCGCGACCCGGCCGGGACCGCCGACCTGCTGGCCGGACTCGGCGTCGACTCCCTGAAGCCGTACGTCGACCTGCTGCGCGCCCGTCCCGAGGACGCGGCCCTGCGCGAGGTCCTCACCGCCGTCCTCACCGCCGACCCGGAGGACATGCGCCGCACGGTCACCGAGACGGCGGCCGCCTGCGCACACCTGGGCGGCGCCTACGCCCCCTACGCGGACATCGCCCACCACTACCCGGGCGACCCCGGCGTCATCGCCGCGATGCTCCTCAACCACGTCAGGCTCCAGCCCGGCGAGGCCCTCTTCCTGGGCGCGGGCATCCCGCACGCCTATCTGAACGGCCTCGGCGTCGAGATCATGGCCAACTCCGACAACGTGCTGCGCTGCGGTCTCACCCCCAAGCACGTCGACGTCCCCGAACTCCTGCGCGTCGTCCGCTTCGAGGCCGGTGACGCGGGCGTCCTGCGCCCCGAGGCGGCCCCGGACGGCGAAGAGGTCTACGCGACGCCCATCGACGAGTTCAGGCTCTCCCGGTACGTCCTGCCCGAGGGCGCCGCGGCCCGCGACCTCACCCGCGACACCCCGCAGATCCTGCTCTGCACCGCGGGCACGGTCCGCGCGGGCGAGCACGAGCTGACGCCCGGACACTCCGTGTTCGTCCCGGCGGGGGAGAAGGCCGAGGTGTCCGGCGCGGGAACGGTCTTCCGGGCCACCGTGGTCGTCTGA
- a CDS encoding SIS domain-containing protein: MLDESLLDTPEALSAADRRGLLRGAAEAGARVRTAARNAVEAGVPDLTPEGRPRAVLIAGPGAAATNVADLLGTLAGAGSPVIRLAPTGVAPAAGALRWELPGWAGSVDLLLIATPDGSEPGLSLLADAAYRRGCTVVAVAPGRTPLSESVAGAHGLFVPMATAPYEQEDDENGVEVTASAPGVLWALLTPLLALLDRTGVLSAPPEALAKVADRLDQVAERCGPAVATYSNPAKTLASELAESLPVVWTEGVSAGPAGRRFAASLAELSGTPAVVAELPEALVAHSTLLAGRLAAGADPDDFFRDRVDQAPALHARVVLLRDRPTGGLTAAPAARDLALSHDTPISELEPEAGGELETLAELIAITDFAAVYLALVSGA; the protein is encoded by the coding sequence ATGCTCGACGAATCGCTGCTCGACACCCCCGAGGCGCTCTCTGCGGCCGACCGCCGCGGCCTGCTGCGCGGCGCGGCCGAGGCCGGCGCCCGGGTCCGCACCGCCGCCCGCAACGCCGTCGAGGCCGGTGTCCCCGACCTCACGCCCGAAGGCCGCCCCCGCGCCGTCCTGATCGCGGGCCCCGGCGCCGCCGCCACCAACGTCGCCGACCTGCTCGGCACCCTCGCGGGCGCGGGCAGCCCCGTCATCCGCCTCGCCCCCACCGGCGTCGCCCCGGCCGCGGGCGCCCTGCGCTGGGAGCTGCCGGGCTGGGCGGGCTCCGTCGACCTGCTCCTCATCGCCACCCCCGACGGCTCCGAACCCGGCCTGTCCCTGCTCGCCGACGCCGCCTACCGGCGCGGCTGCACGGTCGTCGCCGTCGCCCCGGGCCGCACCCCGCTCAGCGAGTCGGTCGCCGGCGCCCACGGCCTCTTCGTGCCGATGGCGACCGCCCCCTACGAGCAGGAGGACGACGAGAACGGCGTCGAGGTCACCGCCTCGGCCCCCGGCGTCCTGTGGGCGCTGCTCACCCCGCTGCTCGCGCTCCTCGACCGCACCGGCGTGCTCAGCGCCCCGCCGGAGGCCCTGGCGAAGGTCGCCGACCGCCTCGACCAGGTCGCCGAACGGTGCGGCCCGGCCGTCGCGACGTACAGCAACCCCGCCAAGACGCTCGCCTCCGAACTCGCCGAGTCGCTGCCCGTCGTCTGGACCGAAGGCGTCTCCGCCGGACCCGCCGGGCGCCGCTTCGCCGCCTCCCTCGCCGAACTCTCCGGCACCCCCGCGGTCGTCGCCGAACTGCCCGAGGCCCTCGTCGCCCACAGCACGCTGCTGGCCGGCCGGCTCGCCGCGGGCGCCGACCCGGACGACTTCTTCCGCGACCGCGTCGACCAGGCGCCCGCGCTGCACGCGCGCGTGGTGCTGCTGCGCGACCGCCCCACCGGCGGCCTCACCGCCGCCCCCGCCGCCCGTGACCTGGCCCTCAGCCACGACACGCCGATCAGCGAGCTGGAGCCGGAGGCCGGCGGCGAACTGGAGACCCTCGCCGAACTGATCGCCATCACGGATTTCGCCGCCGTTTACCTGGCGCTCGTCTCCGGGGCCTGA
- a CDS encoding Trm112 family protein, translated as MPLEAGLLEILACPACHAPLREDDTELICTGQDCGLAYPVRDGIPVLLVDEARRPA; from the coding sequence ATGCCGCTCGAAGCCGGCCTCCTGGAGATCCTCGCCTGCCCGGCGTGCCACGCCCCCCTCAGGGAGGACGACACCGAGCTGATCTGCACCGGCCAGGACTGCGGCCTCGCGTACCCCGTCCGCGACGGCATCCCGGTCCTCCTGGTCGACGAGGCCCGCCGCCCGGCGTAA